A region of the Leucobacter komagatae genome:
GTGTGTGCGTTTCCTCCCGATTTCTCGGGGCTAGGCCGACCAGACCGGTAGAGCCGTCGGATCGCCACCGAGGATCTCGTTCAGCCACCTGCTCATGATCTTGTCGAGCGTGCCGTCCTCGCGCATGTCGGCGAGAATCTCGTCGGTGGGCGCAAGGTTCGGTGACCCCTTCGGGAACAGCGCCGCGACGTCTCCGCCGACCTCGTACTGCGCGATGACCTCAAGTTTGCCGTCGGAGGCTGCGGCGCGCGGCATCACCGTCGCAGTGTCATTGAGCGCGACGTCAAGCTGTTTTGCAAGCAGGGCATTAAACAGGTCGTCGTTCGAATTGAACACACGCACTTCTTTGGGGTGCAGCTGGTCGTTGACGAGCGACTGCTGCCGTGAGCCGGCAAGCACCCCCACGACAGAGTCTTTGATCGAGGCTTCGGTGAGCTCGCTCCCCGCACGCACGAGCACACCCGTCTGGTAGGTGTTGTAAGGCGTCGAGAAATCGACAACGCTCTCTCGCTCTGGTGTGACGATAATGTCCCACACGGCCATGTCGAAGTTGGAGGCCTTCGCGGTGACGAGCGCTTCGAACGGGGCGTTCACGAGGTCGACGCGCTCGAGGCCCGCGCGGTTCGCGATCTCGGCAACGAGGCAGTACATGTAGCCGCCGTCGACGTCTTCGAGCGTATTGCCGCGATAGCCCGCAGGGTACGGGAGTGACGCCGCGACAGTGAGTGCGCCCGGCTTGAGCGGAGTGAGCTCGTGCACCGTGGGGTTCTCGGTGATGTCGCAGTCTCCGAAGTTATGGCCGGCGGCCCCTGAGTCGGTTGGTGCCTCGGTCGAGCTGCAACCAGCGGTGAAGAACAGTGCGGAGGCGACGAGGGCTGCGCCACCGAAGCGCGTGAGAGCGGTAATCATCATTGATCCTTGCTAGTCAGGGAGGGTAGTCCCGCCCGAATTTATGTGAAATGTCAGCGAAATTATTCTGACATCTCTGACGGGAATGCGCAACAACATTCTGCACATTTCTCCCCGTTGCAGAATCGTCACTAGAGCGTTGCCCAACGACAGCTACACTTAAAGCGATTTCATAGAAATGCCTACAAAGGAATAACAGCACCGTGGTTGAACCCAAGAAGAATGCGTCCGGCAAGGCCGCGGCGTCAACAGCACCCACCGCAGACGCCTCGTGGACCCCGACGGCAACCGCCAAGGCGAAGGCCACCCGCTTCCGTTGGATCGCAGTGGCTCTGTGGGCTCTCGCGATCGCGCTCGAGGCCGTCTCGATCTTCTGGCTGCTGCGTCAGCGCGAGTTCGTTGGCGAGGACGGCACCCTCGTCCGTAACGAAGACACCGGCCTGCTTGAGCAGCAGAACGCGACCGCGGTGTTCCCGCAGTGGGCGTTTATCACGCTGATCATCGCGCTCGTGGTGATCGCCGCTCTCGCGATCACCGGCTCGATGCTATGGAAGAAGGCGAACCGTCTCGACCCCGCACGTCAGTCCGAGACCGTGAAGTTCTTCGTGCAGAACCAGCTGGGCGCGATCATCTCGATCATCGCGTTCCTCCCGCTCATCATCCTCATCTTCACGAATAAGGACATGGACGGGAAGCAGAAGGGCATCGCCGGCGCGATCGGCATCGTGCTCGCGCTCGCCGCAACTGCGCTCGGCATCGACTACAACCCCGCGTCGGTCGAGAAGTACACCGCCGACCAGTCGACCGTGATTCAGCTGCTCGGGCAAGACGAGGTCGTGTGGGTCGACGGCGGCTCCGTCTACCACGTGTGCGAGAACGTCTCCGACATTCAGACCGGCAGCGAGAAGCGCACCGGCACGACCGCAGAAGCTGTCGAAGCAGGCAAGCAGCGCCTCACCCTGAAGTTCGCGAGCGAACTGCAGAAGTGCGGCCTGAATGTCCCGGAGAACGCGTCTGAAATTGAGGCTGCGCTCAAGGAGATCCAGGGCGGTGCGACCGACGTCACCCTTCCGGCTCCCGTGTGGGCGAACCCGAGCGACGCGCCGATCGTCATTGAGAACGCTCCCGCAGCGTAGTCTCGAACGCGTAGACGCCGCGTGGCCCCGGGGATTCCCGGGGCCACGCGGCGTTTTAGGATGGACAGATGACCGCGCATCGTTTCGACCTCGCCACGATCGGCGCGGGCCTCCCCGTCTCGGCGGCTTCCGCAGAGATCGAGCGAGCCCTGCGCACGGGCGCCGCCGTCATCACCGCGCCGCCAGGCACCGGCAAGACAACGTACGTGCCCGCGCTCACCGCAAACCTCGTTGCTCAGATCGCCGCGGACGCACGTTCGGGCAACAAGCGCACCCTCCTCACCCAGCCCCGCAGGGTAGCCGTGCGCGCGGCTGCGAGGCGCCTCGCCTCACTCGACGGATCGGAGCTTGGCGGCCCCGTCGGCTTCACGGTGAGGGGCGACCGTCGCGTCAGCACCAGCACAGCGGTCGAGGTTCTCACCCCCGGTGTCTTGCTGCGCCGTCTGCTCTCAGACCCCGAGCTCGAGGGCGTGGGCGCCGTCATCCTTGACGAGGTGCACGAGCGGTCGGTCGACGGCGACCTGCTGCTCGGGATGCTCGCTGAGGTACGCGAGCTCAGGCCCGACCTGATCCTCGTCGCGATGTCCGCGACGCTTGCCGCCGAGGCGACCGCCGACCTGATCTCGGGTGCGGTCGTGCACGTCCCCTCCCCGCTCCACCCGCTCGAGGTCTCGTACGACGCTGGCGCGGCGCCGCGCCTCGACGAGCGCGGAGTCACCCGCGCGTTCCTGTCGCACGTCGCGGGGCTCGCGGTCAGGGAACAGGCCGCGCAGGGGTGCGATGCTCTGGTGTTCTTGCCGGGCGCGCGGGAGGTCGACGCTGTGGTTGCCGAGGCGCGGGAGCTATGCGCCGGCCGCCCCGGCGGGCCTGTCGAGGTCCTCGCGCTCCACGGACGACTGAGTTCGCGCGAACAGGACCGCGCCGTCTCCGGCCGCGGCCCGCAAGATCCTCCGCGGATCGTCGTCAGCACAGCCCTCGCCGAGAGCTCGCTCACTGTCCCCGGCGTGAGGCTCGTCATCGACGCGGGCCTGTCGCGCGAGGTGCGTCGCGACCGAGCCCGCGACATGGAGGGGCTCGTCACCGTGAGCGCATCGCGCGCAAGCGCCGAGCAGCGTGCGGGCCGCGCAGCCCGCGAGGGCGCCGGGCGCGCGGTGCGGGCGTACACTGAGGCTGACTTCGCGCGGATGCCTGCGGCAATCACCCCCGAGATCTTGTCCGCAGATCTCACCGACGCCGCGCTCCTCCTCGCGGCCTGGGGCACGCCGGGAGGCACTAGCCTCAGGCTACTCACCGCCCCACCCAAGGCGGCAATCGAGCGAGCCCAGGCCACGCTGCGCACGCTCGACCTCACTGACGCGGCGGGCGGCGTGACGCCACTCGGGGCGCGAATCGCTGGGCAACCCTTCGGGGCGCGGGAGGCACGCGCGATCACCGCGGGCACAGCGGCGACGGGCAACGCCAAACGGATCGCGGAGGCCGTCGCGGCGTTCTCCGGCGACTACCGCGCCCCCGATGCCGATCTCTCGACGCTGCTCAGAGAATTGCGAACCGGGCGGGCATCGGGCGCCGACAAGTGGCGCCGAGAGGTCGAGCGGTTCGCGCGGTTTGGGGCGGAACACCGCGCCGGCGCCGTGGGCGCCACGGGAGTCTCGTCCTCGCCCGAGGGCATCGCTGCCGGTTACGCGCGGCCGGAGTGGATCGCGCGCCGCTCAGCCGAGCACTCCCGGAGCTACCTGTTCGCGAGCGGCACGCGGGCGGCCGTCCCCGAGGGCAGCCCGCTCCTCACGTCAGAGTGGATCGCCGTGCGCGAGGTACAGCGTGCCGAGGGCCGCGCCGCCGACGGCACCGGCGCCGTCATCCGTCTCGCCGCCTCGCTCTCCGTCGACGACGCGATCAGGATCGGCGCCTCGCTGCGCACCCGTGAGCGCAGCGCGCGTATTGAGGAGGGCCGCGTGCGAGTGCGCGAGGAGGATCGGCTTGGCGCGATCCTGCTCTCTTCGCAGCCGGCCACTCCCCTCCCCAAGGACTCTGGCCCGGCGTTCGCCGCTCACCTGCGTGAGGCGGGTCTTTCCGCGCTGAACTGGACCGGGCCCGCGACCGCGCTGCGCGCCCGGCTTGCACTCCTGCACCGCGAACTCGGCGACCCCTGGCCCGACGTCTCCGACACGGCTCTGCTCGACCGGGTGCGCGACTGGCTTGGGCCCGACCTCGACAGGCTCAGCCCCAAAGCGTCGCTCGCGTCGCTCGACGTGACGGGCGCGCTGCGCCGACTGCTCCCGTGGCCTGAAGCGGCGCGCATTGACGAGCTCGTGCCCGAGCGCCTGCGGGTTCCCTCTGGTTCGACCGCGGCGATCGACTACGGCGATGCCCTCGCGGGTTCGGGGGGCCCGGTCGTCGCGGTGAAACTCCAGGAGGTCTTCGGGCTCGCAGAGACCCCGCGGCTCGTAGACGGGCGCGTCCCTGTGCTCTTCCACCTGCTGTCACCCGCCCGCAGGCCGCTGGCTGTCACGGCTGACCTCGCCTCGTTCTGGAATGGGCCGTACCAAGACGTGCGGCGTGAGATGCGGGGCAAGTACCCGAAACACCCGTGGCCGGAAGACCCCTGGGCGGCGGAGGCCACGGCCCGGACGAAGCGGGCGATGGGGCGGGCTTAAGTCGCTTACATCGTCTGTGATCTGCCCAGGTAATGCTCTCGCCGGGCTGGGAGGGCATGTACATCGCAGATCGCATGTGGTGTGAGGGACCCCGAGAGCGAAAAAGAGGTGGGCGCCCGGAGTTTCCTCCGGGCGCCCACCATTGCTTGCGAGATCCGCTAGCGTCGATCCTTAGCGCGCAGCGCTGCCG
Encoded here:
- the hrpB gene encoding ATP-dependent helicase HrpB, translating into MTAHRFDLATIGAGLPVSAASAEIERALRTGAAVITAPPGTGKTTYVPALTANLVAQIAADARSGNKRTLLTQPRRVAVRAAARRLASLDGSELGGPVGFTVRGDRRVSTSTAVEVLTPGVLLRRLLSDPELEGVGAVILDEVHERSVDGDLLLGMLAEVRELRPDLILVAMSATLAAEATADLISGAVVHVPSPLHPLEVSYDAGAAPRLDERGVTRAFLSHVAGLAVREQAAQGCDALVFLPGAREVDAVVAEARELCAGRPGGPVEVLALHGRLSSREQDRAVSGRGPQDPPRIVVSTALAESSLTVPGVRLVIDAGLSREVRRDRARDMEGLVTVSASRASAEQRAGRAAREGAGRAVRAYTEADFARMPAAITPEILSADLTDAALLLAAWGTPGGTSLRLLTAPPKAAIERAQATLRTLDLTDAAGGVTPLGARIAGQPFGAREARAITAGTAATGNAKRIAEAVAAFSGDYRAPDADLSTLLRELRTGRASGADKWRREVERFARFGAEHRAGAVGATGVSSSPEGIAAGYARPEWIARRSAEHSRSYLFASGTRAAVPEGSPLLTSEWIAVREVQRAEGRAADGTGAVIRLAASLSVDDAIRIGASLRTRERSARIEEGRVRVREEDRLGAILLSSQPATPLPKDSGPAFAAHLREAGLSALNWTGPATALRARLALLHRELGDPWPDVSDTALLDRVRDWLGPDLDRLSPKASLASLDVTGALRRLLPWPEAARIDELVPERLRVPSGSTAAIDYGDALAGSGGPVVAVKLQEVFGLAETPRLVDGRVPVLFHLLSPARRPLAVTADLASFWNGPYQDVRREMRGKYPKHPWPEDPWAAEATARTKRAMGRA
- a CDS encoding ABC transporter substrate-binding protein — translated: MMITALTRFGGAALVASALFFTAGCSSTEAPTDSGAAGHNFGDCDITENPTVHELTPLKPGALTVAASLPYPAGYRGNTLEDVDGGYMYCLVAEIANRAGLERVDLVNAPFEALVTAKASNFDMAVWDIIVTPERESVVDFSTPYNTYQTGVLVRAGSELTEASIKDSVVGVLAGSRQQSLVNDQLHPKEVRVFNSNDDLFNALLAKQLDVALNDTATVMPRAAASDGKLEVIAQYEVGGDVAALFPKGSPNLAPTDEILADMREDGTLDKIMSRWLNEILGGDPTALPVWSA